In Streptomyces sp. NBC_00306, a single genomic region encodes these proteins:
- the lon gene encoding endopeptidase La has protein sequence MALTSTPLTLPVLPLDDEVVLPGMVVPLDLSDTDVRAAVEAAQAAARSSGASKPQVLLVPRIDGQYAATGVLGTVEQVGRLSDGDPGALIRGRGRVKIGAGTTGPGAALWIEGTRIEETVPDPLPGQVTDLIKEYKALATDWLKKRGAWQVVDRVQQIDDVSQLADNSGYSPFLTTAQKIELLDTADPVARLKLATEQLREHLAEQDVAESIAKDVQEGVDKQQREFLLRRQLEAVRKELRELDGDGAEDESDDYRARVEAADLPEKVREAALKEVEKLERSSDQSPEGSWIRTWLDTVLELPWNETTEDAYDIQGAKAILDAEHAGLQDVKERITEYLAVRKRRADRGLGVVGGRRGGAVLALVGPPGVGKTSLGESVAHAMGRKFVRVALGGVRDEAEIRGHRRTYVGALPGRIVRAIKEAGSMNPVVLLDEIDKVGSDFRGDPAAALLEVLDPAQNHTFRDHYLEVELDLSDVVFLATANVLEAIPEALLDRMELVRLDGYTEDEKVVIARDHLLPRQLERAGLEPGEVVLEDSALRKLAAEYTREAGVRNLERSVARLLRKVAAQHELGERELPFTVGSEQLRALVGRPHHVPEAAQDPAERRTAVPGVATGLAVTGAGGDVLFVEASLADPETGGSGLTLTGQLGDVMKESAQIALSFLRSHGAELELPVADLKDRGVHIHFPAGAVPKDGPSAGITMTTALASLLSGRLVRTDVAMTGEVSLTGRVLPIGGLKQKLLAAHRAGTTTVVIPKRNEADLDDVPAEILEKLEVHPVTDVRQVLEIALAPAEVAVTVAA, from the coding sequence ATGGCTTTGACGTCCACACCACTCACCCTGCCCGTGCTGCCGCTCGATGACGAGGTCGTGCTGCCCGGAATGGTGGTGCCTCTTGACCTTTCCGACACCGACGTACGCGCCGCGGTGGAGGCCGCACAGGCCGCTGCCCGCTCCAGTGGGGCAAGCAAGCCACAGGTGCTTCTTGTTCCTCGGATCGACGGCCAGTACGCCGCCACCGGCGTGCTCGGCACCGTCGAACAGGTCGGCCGGCTCTCCGACGGCGACCCCGGTGCCCTGATCCGCGGCCGCGGCCGCGTGAAGATCGGCGCGGGCACCACCGGCCCCGGCGCCGCTCTGTGGATCGAGGGCACCCGGATCGAGGAGACCGTTCCCGACCCGCTGCCCGGACAGGTCACCGACCTGATCAAGGAGTACAAGGCGCTCGCCACCGACTGGCTGAAGAAGCGCGGCGCCTGGCAGGTCGTGGACCGTGTCCAGCAGATCGACGACGTCTCGCAGCTCGCGGACAATTCCGGCTACTCACCTTTCCTGACCACGGCCCAGAAGATCGAACTGCTCGACACCGCCGACCCGGTGGCCCGCCTCAAGCTCGCCACCGAGCAGCTGCGCGAGCACCTGGCCGAGCAGGATGTCGCCGAGTCCATCGCCAAGGACGTCCAGGAGGGCGTCGACAAGCAGCAGCGCGAGTTCCTGCTGCGCCGGCAGCTCGAAGCCGTGCGCAAGGAGCTGCGTGAGCTCGACGGCGACGGCGCCGAGGACGAGTCCGACGACTACCGGGCCCGTGTCGAGGCCGCCGACCTGCCCGAGAAGGTCCGCGAAGCGGCCCTCAAGGAGGTCGAGAAGCTCGAGCGGTCCAGCGACCAGAGCCCGGAGGGCTCCTGGATCCGGACCTGGCTCGACACCGTGCTCGAACTGCCGTGGAACGAGACGACCGAGGACGCGTACGACATCCAGGGCGCCAAGGCGATCCTGGACGCCGAACACGCGGGCCTTCAGGACGTCAAGGAGCGGATCACCGAATACCTGGCGGTGCGCAAGCGCCGCGCCGACCGAGGACTCGGTGTGGTCGGCGGACGGCGTGGCGGCGCGGTGCTGGCACTCGTCGGCCCGCCCGGCGTCGGCAAGACCTCGCTCGGCGAGTCCGTCGCACACGCGATGGGACGCAAGTTCGTCCGGGTCGCGCTCGGCGGCGTACGCGACGAGGCGGAGATCCGCGGCCACCGGCGCACCTACGTGGGCGCGCTGCCCGGCCGGATCGTCCGCGCCATCAAGGAGGCCGGGTCGATGAACCCGGTGGTCCTGCTGGACGAGATCGACAAGGTCGGCTCGGACTTCCGGGGCGACCCGGCGGCCGCGCTGCTCGAAGTCCTGGACCCGGCGCAGAACCACACGTTCCGCGACCACTACCTGGAGGTCGAACTCGACCTGTCCGACGTGGTGTTCCTCGCCACGGCGAACGTCCTGGAGGCCATCCCGGAGGCCCTGCTCGACCGTATGGAGCTGGTCCGGCTGGACGGCTACACCGAGGACGAGAAGGTCGTCATCGCCAGGGACCACCTGCTGCCGCGTCAGCTGGAGCGGGCGGGCCTGGAGCCCGGCGAGGTCGTCCTGGAGGACTCGGCACTGCGCAAGCTGGCCGCCGAGTACACCCGTGAGGCGGGCGTGCGGAACCTGGAGCGCTCGGTGGCCAGGCTGCTGCGCAAGGTGGCGGCCCAGCACGAACTGGGTGAGCGGGAACTGCCGTTCACCGTCGGCTCCGAGCAGCTGCGCGCACTGGTCGGACGGCCGCACCACGTGCCCGAGGCCGCGCAGGACCCGGCCGAGCGCCGTACCGCGGTGCCCGGTGTGGCCACCGGTCTCGCCGTCACCGGCGCGGGCGGCGACGTGCTCTTCGTCGAGGCGTCGCTGGCCGACCCGGAGACGGGCGGCTCCGGACTGACCCTGACCGGTCAGCTCGGTGACGTGATGAAGGAGTCGGCGCAGATCGCGCTGAGCTTCCTCCGCTCGCACGGCGCCGAACTGGAGCTGCCGGTCGCCGACCTGAAGGACCGGGGTGTGCACATCCACTTCCCGGCGGGCGCGGTCCCCAAGGACGGCCCGAGTGCCGGCATCACGATGACGACGGCGCTGGCGTCGCTGCTCTCCGGACGGCTGGTGCGTACGGACGTGGCGATGACCGGTGAGGTGTCGCTGACCGGACGGGTGCTGCCGATCGGCGGTCTGAAGCAGAAGCTGCTGGCCGCTCACCGGGCGGGTACGACGACGGTCGTGATCCCGAAGCGGAACGAGGCCGACCTGGACGACGTCCCGGCCGAGATCCTCGAGAAGCTGGAGGTGCACCCGGTGACGGATGTCCGGCAGGTGCTGGAGATCGCGCTGGCCCCGGCGGAGGTCGCCGTGACCGTGGCGGCCTGA
- a CDS encoding MarR family winged helix-turn-helix transcriptional regulator, with protein MHKSGTSGEAGPQAGNGVDHEFLSLERELAVFLRRARASSGEMAREVHPELEPAAYGLLVRLDETGPQRATDLAVYFGVGKATMSRQLHALEELGLVTREPDPADGRASLVRLTEEGLARFRRVRDARRDRYVRKLAGWDRGEIAELARLLHQLNARAES; from the coding sequence GTGCACAAAAGCGGTACGAGCGGGGAAGCGGGCCCGCAGGCCGGAAACGGCGTGGACCACGAATTCCTGTCTCTGGAGCGGGAGTTGGCGGTCTTTCTGCGCCGGGCGCGGGCGTCCTCCGGCGAGATGGCCCGCGAGGTCCACCCCGAACTGGAGCCCGCTGCCTACGGTCTGCTCGTCCGGCTCGACGAGACGGGGCCGCAGCGCGCGACCGATCTCGCGGTGTACTTCGGCGTCGGCAAGGCGACCATGAGCCGGCAGTTGCACGCGCTGGAGGAGCTCGGGCTGGTGACCCGCGAGCCCGATCCCGCCGACGGCCGCGCGTCACTCGTCCGGCTCACCGAAGAAGGTCTCGCGCGGTTCCGCCGAGTGAGGGACGCCCGCCGGGACCGCTACGTCCGCAAGCTCGCGGGCTGGGACCGCGGCGAGATCGCGGAGCTGGCGAGGCTGCTCCATCAGCTGAACGCGCGGGCGGAGAGCTAG
- a CDS encoding trypsin-like serine peptidase: MTWFALPKRLPRWPAVALLTAVTACGGPVSATPDTDGGPPPLPPGPSPQSSAAPFAGPASAGVLLDEDGVHYCSASVVDSPRGNVVATAAHCVFEYGSYMENVTFAPGFTGPGKGKAPHGRWKVRAIQVDDRWRRNTDASDAVDYAFLTLEPDAKGRDVQDVVGGTPADWASPAERRVTVVGYPNAEHNPQNRPISCTTDTRQDPELDVSVRMECAGFWDGTSGGPWLADYRDAEHPGRIIGVTSGGQTDRESTAVRFTADARRLYDKAAKA, encoded by the coding sequence ATGACGTGGTTCGCTCTCCCGAAGAGGCTGCCGAGGTGGCCGGCCGTCGCGCTGCTCACGGCCGTGACGGCGTGCGGTGGTCCGGTCTCGGCCACTCCCGACACGGATGGCGGTCCCCCGCCCCTGCCGCCGGGGCCCTCGCCGCAGTCGTCGGCGGCGCCGTTCGCCGGGCCGGCCTCTGCCGGGGTGCTGCTCGACGAGGACGGCGTGCACTACTGCTCCGCGAGCGTCGTGGACAGCCCGCGGGGCAATGTCGTCGCCACCGCGGCCCACTGCGTCTTCGAGTACGGCAGCTACATGGAGAACGTCACCTTCGCGCCCGGCTTCACCGGCCCGGGCAAGGGCAAGGCGCCCCACGGGCGGTGGAAGGTCCGCGCCATCCAGGTCGACGACCGCTGGCGCAGGAACACCGACGCCTCGGATGCCGTCGACTACGCCTTCCTCACGCTCGAACCCGATGCGAAGGGCCGCGACGTCCAGGACGTCGTGGGCGGCACCCCCGCCGACTGGGCCTCCCCGGCCGAGCGCCGGGTGACCGTCGTCGGCTACCCCAACGCGGAGCACAACCCGCAGAACCGGCCCATCTCCTGCACCACCGACACCCGGCAGGACCCGGAGCTGGACGTGTCGGTGCGGATGGAGTGCGCCGGTTTCTGGGACGGCACGAGCGGCGGTCCCTGGCTCGCCGACTACCGCGACGCCGAACACCCGGGCCGGATCATCGGCGTGACCAGCGGCGGACAGACGGACCGCGAGTCGACGGCGGTCCGCTTCACCGCGGACGCCCGCAGGCTGTACGACAAGGCGGCGAAGGCCTGA
- a CDS encoding pentapeptide repeat-containing protein, producing the protein MNTTSRPAGNGELRADCGNCFGLCCVALPFTRSADFALDKDAGTPCPNLAADFRCGIHTRLRPSGFTGCTVYDCFGAGQKVSLSTFGGKDWRSAPDTAAQMFAVFPVVRQLHELLWYLNEALGLEPARSLHGEIRGLLAETEALTELGPDALGELDVAAHRQRVNVVLLRTSELVRAGAGRRKKDRRGADLMGARLRGADLRGASLRGAYLIAADLGCADLRLADLIGADLRDADLSGADLTGSFFVTQPQLNAARGDATTRLPGTLDRPAHWS; encoded by the coding sequence ATGAACACGACGTCCCGGCCGGCCGGGAACGGCGAGCTGAGGGCGGACTGCGGGAACTGCTTCGGGCTGTGCTGTGTGGCCCTGCCCTTCACCCGGTCCGCGGACTTCGCGCTGGACAAGGACGCCGGTACCCCCTGCCCCAACCTCGCCGCCGACTTCCGCTGCGGCATCCACACCCGGCTGCGGCCGAGCGGCTTCACCGGCTGCACGGTCTATGACTGCTTCGGCGCCGGGCAGAAGGTCTCCCTGTCGACCTTCGGCGGCAAGGACTGGCGGTCGGCCCCCGACACGGCCGCACAGATGTTCGCGGTGTTCCCCGTCGTCCGTCAGCTCCACGAGCTGCTCTGGTACCTGAACGAGGCGCTCGGCCTGGAGCCGGCCCGCTCCCTGCACGGCGAGATCCGGGGCCTGCTGGCGGAGACCGAGGCGCTCACCGAGCTGGGACCCGACGCCCTCGGGGAACTGGACGTGGCGGCACACCGGCAGCGGGTCAACGTGGTCCTGCTGCGCACCAGCGAGCTGGTACGGGCCGGAGCGGGCCGCCGGAAGAAGGACCGCAGGGGAGCGGACCTGATGGGCGCCCGGCTCAGGGGTGCGGACCTGCGGGGAGCGAGCCTGCGCGGCGCGTATCTCATCGCCGCCGACCTCGGCTGCGCCGATCTGCGCCTCGCCGACCTGATCGGGGCGGACCTGCGGGACGCGGACCTGTCGGGGGCGGACCTGACCGGCAGCTTCTTCGTCACCCAGCCGCAGCTGAACGCGGCCCGGGGCGACGCCACCACCAGGCTGCCGGGAACGCTGGACCGCCCCGCGCACTGGTCCTGA
- a CDS encoding M4 family metallopeptidase: MRKARTSTRRPGVTRGTGLAALLGAAGLLLTAVPAQAATPPAAAPPADVLPGAGTATPSLVDGIREAADAKASPADAARGHLDAKESRYRIADARRDLAPVATVERGKEETVRLQQKHHGIPVFGGQYVVRMEHQAGKRVVTGTSGKYFTGLKTGTQATVSNETAVRRAVAATAARLGGKTLSKADAIRAKGAQSARAAALTGSVAGLVVIPRGEGVLAHQVTVRGTNPTTGEPVLQQVFIDARAGYPVLQFSSIKTLAEQRNGASGTAPKAAARGAGSATADAIPGSEGTGVKLDGTKVGLNLVFDGNAAKYLMSDTERMAAGSKNTLTTWDARQLDVNDVLGVWPGGIKEFADPSKDVGKEATDAGAVDAHWAAGRVYDYYRDAHGRDSLDGRGMTVNSLVGVTSFGFPYVNAFWDGQKMVYGGGDEEYKPLSADLDVVGHEMTHGVVENTANLVYAGQSGALNEAIADYFGNAIDLAASGASMDDPDSGLIGEDLCRTAAPRACALRDLNDGAQTSKNFLGVTYSTDNGGVHLNSTIFSGALWDLRQDVGGELADRIVYKALAEYLTPLDGFTDGRNAVLAAAKDLGVNAKQLNAVKRSFNAHGIVAGWEDALGVDSDQLLGKINTTGTGAQAGGGQWVVSQSNDEGSEPYSVYTGRTDGKGAAKLVSPNDGRYHVYPATDGKTVVWAAYGTTSLDILSRPVAGGPIKKLYTSFSDISGLRVENGVVVFETSGIFGDRHVSYLRPGDTRPTLVDGGGFDILTALPAIRNGKLSYAKLYPTPDDYKLGVEILDLKTGKAALAQQLGEPQILGQTGVNATHAFWLVDENLNDEGQMGIRRSALDGTGTVDISAERKPKALVSFDLTVSDTAVTVNSQLPDLALRNETLPKIWQLTTDGSQQDRLSCNRGEQISPAAVSGRQVVWIDGTTGWTDLVTRDRPAGQCG; this comes from the coding sequence GTGCGCAAGGCCAGAACAAGCACACGGAGACCGGGAGTTACCAGGGGGACCGGTCTCGCCGCGCTGCTCGGCGCGGCAGGGCTGCTGCTGACGGCGGTACCGGCTCAGGCGGCCACCCCGCCGGCTGCCGCACCGCCCGCCGACGTCCTGCCGGGGGCAGGCACGGCCACCCCGTCGCTCGTCGACGGCATCAGGGAGGCGGCGGACGCCAAGGCGAGCCCCGCGGACGCGGCCCGTGGCCATCTGGACGCCAAGGAGAGCCGCTACCGGATCGCGGACGCCCGGCGCGACCTCGCTCCGGTCGCGACCGTCGAGCGCGGCAAGGAAGAAACCGTACGGCTCCAGCAGAAGCACCACGGGATACCGGTGTTCGGCGGGCAGTACGTCGTCCGCATGGAGCACCAGGCCGGCAAGCGGGTCGTCACCGGCACCTCCGGCAAGTACTTCACCGGTCTGAAGACCGGCACCCAGGCCACGGTGAGCAACGAGACCGCCGTGCGACGGGCGGTCGCCGCGACGGCGGCCCGGCTCGGCGGCAAGACGCTCAGCAAGGCGGACGCCATCCGCGCCAAGGGCGCCCAGTCCGCCCGCGCCGCCGCTCTCACCGGCTCGGTCGCGGGCCTCGTGGTGATCCCCCGGGGCGAGGGCGTCCTCGCCCACCAGGTGACCGTGCGCGGCACGAACCCCACCACCGGTGAACCCGTGCTCCAGCAGGTCTTCATCGACGCCCGCGCCGGCTATCCGGTCCTGCAGTTCAGCAGCATCAAGACACTGGCCGAGCAGCGCAACGGCGCGTCGGGCACGGCCCCCAAGGCGGCCGCGCGAGGAGCCGGCTCCGCCACGGCGGACGCGATCCCCGGCTCCGAGGGCACGGGCGTCAAGCTGGACGGGACCAAGGTCGGCCTGAATCTCGTCTTCGACGGGAACGCCGCCAAGTACCTGATGAGCGACACCGAGCGCATGGCGGCCGGCAGCAAGAACACGCTGACCACCTGGGACGCGCGGCAACTGGACGTCAATGACGTCCTGGGTGTCTGGCCCGGCGGCATCAAGGAGTTCGCCGACCCGTCGAAGGACGTCGGCAAGGAGGCCACCGACGCCGGCGCGGTCGACGCGCACTGGGCGGCCGGCCGGGTCTACGACTACTACCGCGACGCCCACGGCCGCGACAGCCTCGACGGGCGCGGGATGACGGTCAACTCCCTCGTCGGCGTCACCAGCTTCGGCTTCCCGTACGTCAACGCCTTCTGGGACGGCCAGAAGATGGTCTACGGCGGCGGCGACGAGGAGTACAAGCCGCTCTCCGCCGACCTCGACGTGGTCGGCCACGAGATGACCCACGGCGTCGTGGAGAACACCGCCAACCTGGTCTACGCGGGCCAGTCCGGCGCCCTCAACGAGGCCATCGCCGACTACTTCGGCAACGCCATCGACCTGGCCGCGTCCGGCGCCTCCATGGACGACCCGGACTCGGGTCTGATCGGCGAGGACCTCTGCCGTACGGCGGCGCCCCGCGCCTGTGCGCTGCGCGACCTCAACGACGGTGCGCAGACCTCGAAGAACTTCCTCGGGGTCACCTACTCCACCGACAACGGCGGAGTGCACCTCAACTCCACGATCTTCTCCGGTGCGTTGTGGGACCTGCGCCAGGACGTGGGCGGCGAACTCGCCGACCGGATCGTCTACAAGGCGCTCGCGGAGTACCTGACCCCCCTCGACGGCTTCACCGACGGCCGCAACGCCGTCCTCGCCGCCGCCAAGGACCTGGGCGTCAACGCCAAGCAGCTGAACGCCGTGAAGCGTTCCTTCAACGCCCACGGCATCGTGGCGGGCTGGGAGGACGCCCTCGGCGTCGACTCCGACCAGCTGCTGGGCAAGATCAACACCACCGGCACCGGCGCCCAGGCGGGCGGCGGCCAGTGGGTCGTCTCGCAGTCCAACGACGAGGGCTCCGAGCCGTACTCGGTCTACACGGGCCGCACCGACGGCAAGGGCGCGGCGAAGCTGGTCAGCCCGAACGACGGCCGCTACCACGTCTACCCGGCCACCGACGGCAAGACCGTCGTGTGGGCGGCGTACGGCACCACCAGCCTGGACATCCTGTCCCGGCCGGTCGCCGGCGGGCCGATCAAGAAGCTCTACACCTCGTTCAGCGACATCAGCGGACTGCGGGTGGAGAACGGTGTCGTCGTCTTCGAGACGTCCGGCATCTTCGGCGACCGCCATGTCAGCTATCTGCGTCCCGGGGACACCCGGCCCACGCTCGTCGACGGCGGCGGCTTCGACATCCTGACCGCCCTGCCGGCGATCAGGAACGGCAAGCTCTCCTACGCCAAGCTGTATCCGACCCCGGACGACTACAAGCTCGGCGTCGAGATCCTCGACCTGAAGACCGGCAAGGCGGCCCTGGCCCAGCAGCTCGGCGAGCCGCAGATCCTCGGCCAGACCGGGGTGAACGCGACCCACGCCTTCTGGCTCGTGGACGAGAACCTGAACGACGAGGGTCAGATGGGCATCCGCCGGTCGGCGCTGGACGGCACCGGCACGGTCGACATCAGTGCGGAGCGCAAGCCGAAGGCGCTGGTCTCCTTCGACCTCACGGTCTCCGACACCGCCGTCACGGTGAACAGCCAGCTGCCCGACCTGGCGCTGCGCAACGAGACGCTGCCGAAGATCTGGCAACTGACCACCGACGGCTCACAGCAGGACCGGCTGTCCTGCAACCGCGGTGAGCAGATCTCCCCGGCCGCGGTCTCCGGCCGCCAGGTGGTCTGGATCGACGGCACCACCGGCTGGACCGACCTGGTCACCCGGGACCGTCCCGCGGGTCAGTGCGGCTGA
- a CDS encoding lysozyme, whose translation MPVQRSGTTVPLRPARRSRRSLIAVSGALLAVLSLLFTFPGTAGADDVPPRGSAYLGMGVIEHDGQGGLPRSSRAAQSEGVDVSSHQGNVDWPTLWSSGVKWAYVKATEGTYYRNPYFTQQYGGSYDIGMIRGTYHFATPDKTTGAAQADYFVSNGGGWSQDGRTLPGALDIEWNPYGDACYGKSPAGMVTWIGDFLNRYRVLTGRDAVIYTATTWWTQCTGNYAGFGASNPLWIARYNTTPGTLPAGWGTHTMWQYTSSGPTVGDHDRFNGDFDRVVALANG comes from the coding sequence GTGCCCGTGCAAAGATCCGGAACGACCGTTCCCCTCCGCCCCGCGAGGAGATCCCGCCGCTCCCTCATCGCAGTGTCCGGCGCACTCCTCGCTGTCCTTTCCCTCCTCTTCACCTTCCCCGGCACCGCCGGCGCCGACGACGTCCCCCCTCGGGGCTCCGCCTACCTGGGCATGGGCGTCATCGAGCACGACGGCCAGGGAGGACTGCCGCGCAGCAGCCGCGCCGCACAGTCGGAAGGCGTCGACGTCTCCAGCCACCAGGGCAACGTCGACTGGCCGACGCTGTGGAGCAGCGGTGTGAAGTGGGCCTACGTCAAGGCCACCGAGGGCACCTACTACCGGAACCCCTACTTCACCCAGCAGTACGGCGGTTCGTATGACATCGGGATGATCCGCGGCACGTACCACTTCGCCACGCCCGACAAGACGACCGGTGCCGCCCAGGCCGACTACTTCGTCAGCAACGGAGGCGGGTGGTCGCAGGACGGCCGCACCCTCCCCGGCGCGCTGGACATCGAGTGGAATCCCTACGGCGACGCCTGCTACGGCAAGTCCCCGGCAGGCATGGTGACCTGGATCGGGGACTTCCTGAACCGCTACAGGGTCCTGACCGGCCGGGACGCGGTGATCTACACCGCCACCACCTGGTGGACCCAGTGCACCGGCAACTACGCCGGCTTCGGCGCGAGCAATCCGCTGTGGATCGCGCGCTACAACACCACCCCGGGCACCCTCCCCGCCGGCTGGGGCACCCACACCATGTGGCAGTACACCTCGTCCGGACCGACCGTGGGCGACCACGACCGGTTCAACGGGGACTTCGACCGGGTCGTGGCCCTCGCGAACGGCTGA
- a CDS encoding helix-turn-helix domain-containing protein, with translation MSEGELQTLGLGAAEERTYEALLKERGLQAEELARLLGLPRDRLDVALGHLVEHGLAVPADGDGALPHPAAPAAAIRTLIHRRQAELHLRSAELERLRMTADRIAGRLMSGSPTAPEGGIEVVTGPRAIGERAEYLLASAEREVAILDRPPYVKGPRDGSAGRSGLGIEALLDRGIEVRTVLDRDGLATPGRMSSVAGLVERGLRARVTTAVPTKLICVDRRITLLPPTDAADPRATALVIGDALLHNALVPLFETVWERATPLGGPDGEDCTLPKAQKELLGLLAAGLKDEAIARRLGVHVHTARRRISHLLATLGAETRFQAGAQATLRGWLD, from the coding sequence ATGAGCGAGGGGGAACTGCAGACCCTCGGCCTGGGGGCCGCCGAGGAACGCACCTACGAAGCACTGCTCAAGGAACGGGGACTCCAAGCGGAGGAGCTGGCCCGTCTCCTGGGACTGCCGCGCGACCGTCTCGACGTGGCGCTCGGGCATCTCGTCGAACACGGGCTGGCCGTCCCGGCCGACGGGGACGGCGCGCTGCCGCACCCTGCGGCGCCCGCCGCCGCGATCCGTACGCTCATCCACCGCCGCCAGGCCGAACTGCATCTTCGCTCGGCCGAGCTGGAGCGATTACGTATGACCGCGGACCGGATCGCCGGACGGCTGATGTCCGGCTCACCCACCGCCCCGGAGGGCGGGATCGAGGTGGTGACGGGTCCGCGGGCGATCGGCGAACGGGCGGAGTACCTGCTGGCGTCGGCGGAGCGCGAGGTCGCGATCCTCGACCGCCCGCCATATGTGAAGGGCCCGCGCGACGGCAGTGCCGGGCGGTCCGGGCTCGGGATCGAAGCACTCCTCGACCGCGGGATCGAGGTACGGACCGTCCTGGACCGGGACGGACTCGCGACACCGGGCCGAATGAGCTCGGTGGCCGGACTGGTCGAACGGGGCCTGCGGGCCCGGGTCACGACCGCCGTCCCCACCAAACTGATTTGTGTGGACCGCCGGATCACCCTGCTCCCGCCGACCGACGCGGCGGACCCGAGGGCCACCGCCCTGGTCATCGGCGACGCCCTGCTGCACAACGCGCTGGTCCCCCTCTTCGAGACGGTCTGGGAACGCGCCACGCCCCTCGGCGGCCCGGACGGCGAGGACTGCACACTCCCGAAGGCGCAGAAGGAACTCCTCGGTCTGCTCGCGGCCGGCCTCAAGGACGAGGCGATCGCCCGCCGGCTCGGGGTCCATGTGCACACCGCCCGCCGCAGAATCAGCCATTTACTGGCGACGCTGGGCGCGGAGACCCGCTTCCAGGCCGGCGCGCAGGCGACGTTGCGGGGCTGGCTGGACTGA